One genomic region from Nilaparvata lugens isolate BPH chromosome 3, ASM1435652v1, whole genome shotgun sequence encodes:
- the LOC120350188 gene encoding ferredoxin-fold anticodon-binding domain-containing protein 1 homolog — protein MECFISESDDKILLVGEGNFSFSVDFVNYVKKYNRKFFSYNDNKCCIISTCFEPENKITTIASVNANILQEKGIRVEFGVDARCLEQYAFLAAGVHRHPFSRVIFNFPHVGGKMRIERNRQLLRDFLVSASQVVQRDGVVCVSLCAGQGGSTVENGGKTERRWDDSWKALKPPGGGNAPNCGSTVSDGRCSAKLHQHRV, from the exons ATGGAATGCTTTATCTCAGAAAGTGACGATAAAATATTACTTGTTGGAGAAGGAAACTTTTCTTTTAGTGTAGACTTTGTTAATTATGtaaagaaatataatagaaagtTTTTTTCATACAATGACAATAAGTGTTGCATAATCTCTACATGTTTTGAACcagaaaacaaaattacaacTATTGCATCTGTAAACGCAAACATTCTTCAAGAAAAAG GCATACGAGTTGAGTTCGGCGTGGACGCACGATGCCTGGAACAGTACGCGTTTCTGGCCGCCGGTGTCCATCGTCATCCATTCAGTCGTGTTATCTTCAATTTTCCGCACGTGGGCGGTAAGATGCGGATCGAACGCAACCGCCAGTTGCTGCGCGACTTTTTGGTGAGCGCCAGCCAGGTTGTGCAACGTGACGGAGTTGTTTGTGTGTCACTGTGCGCCGGCCAAGGTGGCAGCACTGTTGAAAATGGCGGCAAAACGGAGCGACGCTGGGACGACAGCTGGAAAGCGTTGAAGCCGCCGGGAGGCGGGAATGCTCCTAACTGCGGTTCTACCGTTTCCGACGGCAGATGTTCTGCAAAACTACACCAGCACAGGGTATAG